One segment of Proteus appendicitidis DNA contains the following:
- a CDS encoding FxsA family protein — translation MRWLPLIVICLLIYIEAVIFVNVASSIGVLTTLFLVVLTSCVGVSLVKNQGVKNIASMQQKLAVGEVPAAEMVKSVSLILAGILLLIPGFFTDFLGLLLLLPPLQALLVTKLISRIQVYSAGHGQSGFSSNQSGTTFEGEFQRKEDSPSNQLNNKTEDQDNDHFSDKK, via the coding sequence GTGCGTTGGCTCCCATTAATTGTTATCTGTCTTCTTATCTATATAGAAGCTGTTATTTTCGTCAATGTGGCATCTTCTATTGGCGTTCTTACAACACTATTCCTTGTGGTGCTGACTTCTTGTGTTGGTGTCTCACTGGTAAAAAATCAGGGCGTAAAAAATATTGCTTCAATGCAACAAAAACTGGCAGTGGGTGAAGTGCCAGCCGCCGAAATGGTGAAAAGTGTTTCGTTAATTCTGGCAGGTATTTTACTGTTGATACCGGGCTTTTTTACAGATTTCTTGGGCTTGCTGTTGTTGTTACCGCCATTGCAAGCGCTATTAGTGACAAAACTGATCTCTCGAATTCAAGTTTATTCGGCAGGTCATGGTCAAAGTGGATTTTCTTCTAATCAGAGTGGAACAACCTTTGAAGGTGAGTTTCAACGCAAAGAGGATTCACCGAGTAACCAACTGAATAATAAGACGGAAGATCAGGATAACGACCATTTTTCTGACAAAAAATAA
- the aspA gene encoding aspartate ammonia-lyase, producing MSNKTRIEEDLLGKREVPADAYYGVHTLRAIENFYISDRTINDVPEFIRGMVMVKKAAALANKELHTIPREIADTIIKACDVVLETGKHMDQFPVDVFQGGAGTSLNMNTNEVIANIGLELMGHQKGEYQYLNPNDHVNKSQSTNDAYPCGFRVAVYNSIIKLTESIELLKAGFDRKAVEFKDILKMGRTQLQDAVPMTLGQEFHAFSVLMKEEIKNLKRTAELLLEMNLGATAIGTGLNTAPGYQELSVKKLAEVTGLACVPAEDLIEATSDCGAYVMVHGALKRLAVKMSKICNDLRLLSSGPRAGLKEINLPELQAGSSIMPAKVNPVIPEVVNQACFKVIGNDTCVTMAAEAGQLQLNVMEPAIGQAMFESISLLSNACRNLVEKCVDGITANKEICEHFVFNSIGIVTYLNPFIGHHNGDIVGKICAETGKSVREVVLERGLLTEEQLDDIFSVENLKNPAYKAKRFDD from the coding sequence ATGTCAAATAAAACTCGTATCGAAGAAGACCTGTTAGGTAAAAGAGAAGTTCCTGCTGATGCTTACTACGGCGTCCACACTTTACGTGCAATTGAAAACTTCTACATCAGTGATCGTACCATCAATGATGTTCCAGAATTCATCCGCGGTATGGTAATGGTGAAAAAAGCTGCTGCATTAGCAAACAAAGAGCTTCACACTATTCCTCGTGAAATCGCTGATACGATTATCAAAGCCTGTGACGTAGTATTAGAAACAGGTAAACACATGGATCAATTCCCAGTTGATGTATTCCAAGGCGGTGCAGGTACTTCATTAAATATGAATACCAATGAAGTTATCGCAAACATCGGTCTGGAATTAATGGGCCACCAAAAAGGTGAATACCAATACCTGAACCCAAATGACCACGTCAATAAGAGCCAATCAACAAACGACGCTTATCCTTGTGGTTTCCGTGTAGCGGTTTATAACTCTATTATCAAATTAACAGAATCTATCGAACTGCTGAAAGCAGGTTTTGATAGAAAAGCAGTTGAGTTCAAAGACATCCTGAAAATGGGTCGTACTCAATTACAAGATGCTGTACCAATGACTTTAGGTCAAGAATTCCACGCTTTCTCTGTACTGATGAAAGAAGAAATCAAAAACCTGAAACGCACTGCTGAGTTACTGTTAGAAATGAACTTAGGTGCAACAGCTATCGGTACTGGTCTGAATACAGCGCCTGGTTACCAAGAACTGTCTGTTAAAAAATTAGCAGAAGTAACTGGTTTAGCTTGTGTTCCAGCAGAAGACTTAATTGAAGCAACTTCTGACTGTGGTGCTTATGTCATGGTTCACGGTGCATTAAAACGCTTAGCTGTGAAAATGTCTAAAATCTGTAATGACTTACGTTTACTGTCCTCTGGTCCTCGTGCAGGTCTGAAAGAAATCAATCTTCCAGAACTACAAGCAGGTTCTTCAATCATGCCAGCTAAAGTAAACCCAGTTATTCCAGAAGTTGTTAACCAAGCTTGCTTTAAAGTTATCGGTAATGACACTTGTGTGACTATGGCTGCTGAAGCTGGTCAATTACAATTAAACGTAATGGAACCAGCAATCGGCCAAGCAATGTTCGAATCAATCTCTCTGTTAAGCAACGCTTGCCGTAACTTAGTAGAAAAATGTGTTGATGGTATCACTGCGAATAAAGAAATCTGTGAACACTTCGTATTCAACTCAATCGGTATCGTTACTTATCTGAACCCATTCATCGGTCACCATAACGGTGATATCGTTGGTAAGATTTGTGCTGAAACAGGTAAGAGTGTACGTGAAGTTGTTCTAGAACGCGGTTTACTAACCGAAGAACAACTGGATGATATCTTCTCTGTTGAGAACTTAAAAAACCCGGCTTACAAAGCAAAACGCTTCGATGATTAA
- a CDS encoding co-chaperone GroES: MKIRPLHDRVIVKRKEVEAKSAGGIVLTGTAAGKSTRGEILAVGQGRIMENGDVKPLDVKVGDIVIFNDGYGVKTEKIDNEDVLIMSESDILAIVEE, from the coding sequence ATGAAGATTCGTCCATTACATGACCGTGTTATTGTTAAACGTAAAGAAGTCGAAGCTAAATCAGCAGGCGGTATCGTACTGACTGGCACTGCGGCGGGCAAATCAACTCGTGGCGAAATTTTAGCCGTAGGTCAAGGCCGTATTATGGAAAACGGCGACGTTAAACCGCTGGATGTTAAAGTTGGCGATATCGTAATTTTTAACGACGGTTATGGCGTTAAAACAGAAAAAATTGATAACGAAGACGTGCTTATCATGTCTGAAAGCGACATTTTAGCAATTGTAGAAGAATAA
- a CDS encoding NAD(P)H-binding protein, whose amino-acid sequence MNIMVIGAKGRVGHKLVGTLLANGHHVIGTTRKISHLSKIKDSHYREIELDITKPLSSISHKFPEHLDAIYFTTGSRGEDLLQVDLHGAVKTMQIAMEKGIKRYIMLSAVNSLLPDKWTTLVDYFTAKYFADLYLINQTNLDYTIIQAGYLTEHSGTHKICTKKEEIPADGEISIDNVALTLAEILDKKNTFKKCIPILDGDIEIKEAIKQI is encoded by the coding sequence ATGAACATAATGGTAATCGGTGCTAAAGGTCGAGTTGGGCATAAATTAGTTGGAACATTATTAGCTAATGGACACCATGTCATCGGAACTACCAGAAAAATCTCACACTTATCTAAAATCAAAGATTCACATTATCGTGAAATTGAACTCGATATCACAAAACCTTTGTCTTCCATTTCTCATAAATTCCCTGAACATTTAGATGCCATCTATTTTACAACAGGCTCTAGAGGGGAAGATCTATTACAGGTTGATTTACATGGTGCCGTAAAAACCATGCAAATTGCCATGGAGAAAGGTATAAAAAGATATATCATGCTTAGTGCAGTAAATTCTTTATTACCTGATAAATGGACCACATTAGTTGATTATTTTACTGCTAAATATTTTGCAGATCTTTATCTGATCAACCAGACCAACCTCGATTACACAATAATTCAAGCTGGTTATTTAACTGAACACTCAGGAACACATAAGATCTGCACAAAAAAAGAAGAAATACCCGCTGATGGCGAAATATCTATTGATAATGTAGCCTTAACGCTTGCTGAAATTTTAGACAAGAAGAATACCTTTAAAAAATGTATTCCTATATTAGATGGTGACATCGAGATAAAAGAGGCTATTAAGCAGATCTAA
- a CDS encoding Na+/H+ antiporter yields MSVVAIVLIFLFAVIVSVFISRLLSEKIPLPLIQIAVGACLSIFGFEVAFDPHLFLFLFIPPLLFLDGWRIPKEALFQEIKPIMSLAIGLVVVTVIGMGFFIHWLIPSISLAIAFALAAILSPTDPVSVSAMTVNSPLPSRMTHILEGESLLNDATGLVCFSFAVAAALTGSFSITSATGQFLLVALGGAAIGLIVAGVIGRLNQFLVKRTGEDPAIQILISLLMPFIAYLLAEHFHVSGILAAVVAGIAMHYEKIVGRMQAATRMQSKAVWDTVQVALNGMIFILLGEQLPAMWKILPEVTQSAGATNPWAVLGYIIVITIGLAVLRFTWVWISMSLTVFRSPDKRLSRHDLRLMAIMATAGVRGAITLAGILTLPLLMTDGSPFPTRDLAIFIAMGVILCSLLIATIALPILTKGLSEDLPYENDEIRTRLALNEAAIAHINELMNQPCEDLDEMSLRNEAGSHLLEIYSRRLDSEDSVQEGALDLKRLFSMERQLSRSALKIERETLQQLRKSRHISEHIFHRLRHELDLKEEALNHHLS; encoded by the coding sequence ATGTCTGTCGTTGCCATTGTGCTTATTTTTCTTTTTGCCGTGATTGTGAGTGTATTTATCTCACGATTGCTGTCAGAAAAAATTCCTCTGCCGTTGATCCAAATAGCTGTGGGGGCTTGTTTGTCGATTTTTGGTTTTGAGGTGGCTTTTGATCCTCATCTTTTCTTGTTTCTCTTTATTCCACCGCTTCTATTTTTGGATGGTTGGCGTATTCCTAAAGAGGCGTTATTTCAAGAGATTAAACCGATTATGTCATTGGCGATCGGTTTAGTTGTTGTCACCGTAATTGGGATGGGCTTTTTTATTCATTGGCTTATTCCTTCTATTTCGCTTGCGATTGCTTTTGCCTTAGCGGCGATTTTGTCACCGACCGATCCTGTTTCAGTCTCCGCAATGACTGTAAATTCACCACTTCCTTCACGTATGACACATATTTTAGAAGGCGAGTCGTTGCTTAATGACGCTACAGGCTTAGTCTGTTTTAGCTTTGCGGTCGCAGCAGCATTAACAGGTTCTTTTTCTATTACTTCAGCAACGGGGCAATTTTTATTAGTTGCTTTAGGTGGTGCTGCGATTGGTTTGATTGTGGCAGGCGTGATTGGGCGATTAAATCAGTTTTTGGTTAAACGTACTGGTGAAGATCCGGCTATCCAAATCTTGATCAGCTTGTTGATGCCGTTTATTGCGTATTTATTGGCAGAGCATTTCCATGTATCGGGGATCCTCGCAGCAGTTGTTGCTGGTATTGCAATGCACTACGAAAAAATTGTCGGTCGTATGCAAGCTGCTACTCGTATGCAAAGTAAAGCAGTTTGGGATACCGTTCAAGTTGCGCTTAATGGGATGATTTTTATTCTATTAGGTGAACAACTTCCTGCAATGTGGAAGATTTTACCTGAAGTGACGCAATCAGCGGGTGCAACTAATCCTTGGGCTGTTTTAGGTTATATCATCGTTATTACAATAGGGCTTGCTGTACTACGTTTTACATGGGTGTGGATCTCTATGTCACTGACAGTATTCCGCTCTCCTGATAAACGTTTATCTCGCCATGATCTGCGCTTAATGGCGATTATGGCAACGGCTGGTGTCAGAGGGGCGATTACGCTAGCGGGTATCTTAACCTTGCCTTTATTAATGACAGACGGCTCACCTTTCCCAACACGAGATCTCGCTATCTTTATTGCGATGGGCGTTATTCTCTGTTCATTATTGATAGCCACAATTGCATTGCCGATTTTAACTAAAGGGCTATCAGAAGATTTACCTTATGAAAATGATGAAATTCGTACGCGTTTAGCGTTAAACGAAGCGGCGATTGCGCATATTAATGAGTTAATGAACCAGCCTTGTGAAGATCTTGATGAGATGTCACTACGCAATGAAGCCGGTTCGCATTTATTAGAAATTTATAGTCGTCGCCTTGATAGTGAAGACAGTGTGCAAGAAGGAGCGCTTGATCTGAAACGCTTGTTTAGCATGGAGCGTCAGTTGTCGCGCAGTGCGTTAAAAATAGAGCGTGAAACATTACAGCAGTTACGTAAATCACGTCATATTAGCGAGCATATTTTTCATCGTTTGCGCCATGAATTAGATTTAAAAGAAGAAGCGTTGAATCATCATTTGAGTTAA
- the groL gene encoding chaperonin GroEL (60 kDa chaperone family; promotes refolding of misfolded polypeptides especially under stressful conditions; forms two stacked rings of heptamers to form a barrel-shaped 14mer; ends can be capped by GroES; misfolded proteins enter the barrel where they are refolded when GroES binds), which produces MAAKDVKFGVDARNKMLRGVNVLADAVKVTLGPKGRNVVLDKSFGAPVITKDGVSVAREIELEDKFENMGAQMVKEVASKANDAAGDGTTTATVLAQSIIAEGLKAVAAGMNPMDLKRGIDKAVVAAVEELKKLSVPCSDTKAIAQVGTISANSDETVGTLIAQAMDKVGKEGVITVEEGTGLEDELDVVEGMQFDRGYLSPYFINKPETGTAELENPFILLVDKKVSNIRELLPVLEGVAKANKPLLIIAEDVEGEALATLVVNNMRGIVKVAAVKAPGFGDRRKAMLQDIATLTNGAVISEEIGMELEKATLEDLGQAKRVVINKDTTTIIDGLGDQDAISGRVSQIRQQIEDATSDYDREKLQERVAKLAGGVAVIKVGAATEVEMKEKRARVDDALHATRAAVEEGVVAGGGTALVRVANALREMVGDNEEQTVGIRVALRAMESPMRQIVANAGEEPSVVVNNVKAGEDNYGYNAATDVYGDMIDMGILDPTKVTRSALQFAASIAGLMITTEAMITDSPKDDKMDLGGAGGMGGMGGMGGMM; this is translated from the coding sequence ATGGCAGCTAAAGACGTCAAATTCGGTGTAGATGCTCGTAATAAAATGTTACGTGGTGTTAATGTTCTTGCAGATGCAGTTAAAGTAACTTTAGGCCCTAAAGGTCGTAACGTTGTTTTAGATAAATCTTTCGGCGCACCTGTTATTACTAAAGATGGTGTATCTGTTGCTCGCGAAATTGAACTCGAAGATAAATTCGAGAACATGGGCGCACAGATGGTGAAAGAAGTTGCTTCTAAAGCCAATGATGCGGCAGGTGATGGTACTACAACTGCAACAGTATTAGCACAATCAATCATTGCCGAAGGCTTAAAAGCAGTTGCCGCTGGCATGAACCCTATGGATCTGAAACGCGGTATCGACAAAGCTGTTGTTGCAGCTGTCGAAGAACTGAAAAAACTGTCTGTTCCATGTTCAGATACTAAGGCGATTGCTCAAGTTGGTACAATTTCTGCTAACTCTGATGAAACCGTTGGTACTCTGATCGCGCAAGCGATGGATAAAGTAGGTAAAGAAGGTGTTATCACCGTTGAAGAAGGTACTGGCTTAGAAGATGAGCTAGATGTTGTTGAAGGTATGCAGTTTGACCGTGGTTATCTGTCTCCTTACTTCATCAACAAACCTGAAACGGGCACAGCAGAATTAGAAAACCCATTCATTCTGTTAGTTGATAAAAAAGTTTCTAACATCCGTGAATTACTGCCTGTCTTAGAAGGCGTTGCTAAAGCTAACAAACCTCTGCTTATCATTGCAGAAGATGTTGAAGGTGAAGCACTGGCAACATTAGTTGTGAACAACATGCGTGGTATCGTTAAAGTTGCTGCTGTTAAAGCTCCTGGCTTTGGTGATCGTCGTAAAGCAATGTTGCAAGATATCGCAACATTAACTAACGGCGCTGTGATTTCTGAAGAAATCGGCATGGAGTTAGAAAAAGCAACATTAGAAGACTTAGGTCAAGCAAAACGTGTTGTTATCAACAAAGACACAACCACTATTATTGATGGTTTAGGTGATCAAGACGCTATCAGCGGTCGTGTATCTCAAATCCGTCAACAAATCGAAGATGCAACTTCAGATTATGACCGTGAAAAATTACAAGAACGCGTTGCTAAATTAGCTGGCGGTGTTGCAGTAATTAAAGTTGGTGCAGCAACTGAAGTTGAAATGAAAGAAAAACGCGCTCGTGTTGATGATGCTCTGCATGCAACTCGTGCAGCAGTTGAAGAAGGCGTTGTTGCGGGTGGTGGTACTGCGCTGGTTCGTGTTGCTAACGCTCTGCGTGAGATGGTTGGTGATAACGAAGAACAAACAGTGGGTATCCGTGTTGCATTACGTGCAATGGAATCTCCAATGCGTCAAATCGTTGCTAACGCAGGTGAAGAACCTTCAGTTGTTGTAAACAATGTGAAAGCAGGTGAAGATAACTATGGTTATAACGCTGCAACTGATGTTTACGGCGATATGATTGATATGGGTATCTTAGATCCAACTAAAGTTACTCGTTCAGCACTGCAATTTGCGGCATCTATCGCAGGTCTGATGATCACAACAGAAGCGATGATCACAGATTCACCTAAAGACGATAAAATGGATTTAGGTGGCGCTGGTGGTATGGGCGGCATGGGTGGAATGGGCGGCATGATGTAA
- a CDS encoding DUF4156 domain-containing protein, with protein sequence MRIKLLLGAAAALLLAGCSATNTLSSAGSQVQITDTQPGSECQLLGTVTGVQNNWLSGSRTESQSLRGAANDLRNKAAAMGGNVIFNVGTGASSFVDSFAPLDSKMSGQVYKCQ encoded by the coding sequence ATGCGAATTAAATTGTTATTGGGAGCTGCAGCCGCGTTGTTACTAGCAGGCTGTTCTGCAACAAACACATTAAGCTCTGCTGGCTCACAGGTACAAATCACTGATACGCAACCAGGCAGTGAATGCCAATTACTAGGAACAGTGACTGGTGTTCAAAATAACTGGTTATCAGGTTCCCGTACTGAAAGCCAATCACTGCGAGGCGCTGCTAACGATCTACGTAATAAAGCAGCTGCAATGGGTGGTAACGTTATTTTTAACGTTGGTACTGGCGCAAGTAGCTTTGTTGATAGCTTTGCACCATTAGATAGCAAAATGAGTGGACAAGTTTATAAGTGTCAGTAA